In a genomic window of Cerasicoccus sp. TK19100:
- a CDS encoding alpha/beta hydrolase family protein — protein MNETIKNSAGEQLDYLFTAGQGEKVAGWIVVLGHGVTGNRERPVIADTATALNEAGFDTLAFSFAGNGTSEGDFRDATITKEVGDLTSVLDAVSGSYANICYVGHSMGGAVGVIQAAKDDRIKALVSLAGMVDTKAFAETEFGEETPDEGLMWEDEDCPLSSAYMQDLCETVVSVLPQAQQVSAPWLLLHGTADDVVLHRDTESIVAAKGNAVKAVFIDGADHSFNEPAHKQLATKSVASWLREVVK, from the coding sequence ATGAACGAAACGATCAAGAATTCTGCTGGCGAGCAGTTGGACTATCTGTTCACGGCCGGCCAAGGTGAGAAAGTTGCCGGCTGGATCGTCGTGCTGGGCCACGGCGTCACCGGTAACCGCGAGCGCCCCGTCATCGCCGACACCGCTACCGCGTTGAACGAAGCTGGCTTCGATACCCTCGCCTTTTCCTTTGCCGGCAACGGCACCTCGGAGGGAGACTTCCGCGACGCCACGATCACCAAGGAAGTTGGCGACCTAACGAGTGTCCTAGACGCCGTCTCCGGCAGCTACGCAAACATATGTTATGTCGGGCACAGCATGGGTGGCGCTGTCGGCGTCATCCAGGCCGCAAAGGATGATCGCATCAAGGCATTGGTCTCTCTCGCGGGTATGGTCGACACCAAGGCATTTGCCGAAACCGAGTTCGGCGAAGAGACTCCCGATGAGGGATTGATGTGGGAGGATGAAGACTGCCCGCTCTCATCCGCCTACATGCAGGATTTGTGCGAAACGGTGGTCAGCGTCCTGCCGCAAGCTCAGCAGGTATCGGCCCCTTGGCTGCTTTTGCATGGGACGGCGGACGACGTTGTCCTGCACCGTGACACGGAGTCCATCGTCGCAGCGAAGGGCAACGCTGTGAAAGCAGTTTTCATCGACGGTGCCGACCACAGTTTCAACGAACCGGCACACAAGCAACTAGCGACTAAATCCGTGGCCAGTTGGCTGCGCGAAGTAGTAAAATAA
- a CDS encoding NAD(P)-dependent oxidoreductase — MKDKKIGFVGLGRMGGNMARCLNDKGYNVAEVFDINADVAREISEEVGANASAKLADVTAGSDIIITVVTNDAAMDAIFYGEDNLFTNAKGKVFINCATLTPAVQQKLANAAQHVGAQCLEACMASSIPQARNGELFLMIGGDEALFNANKPLLDDISKALHYVGPAGKASEVKALVNMVMNINTAALAEGLGIGQALGLDLEMLCNVFSQTGANSRVLETDSEDMIKRDHDCFFSAAHAAKDSGIALALAEANGIAAPLAKATLDQYTKMTEMGLGELDKSGIAELTFKGRALG, encoded by the coding sequence ATGAAGGACAAGAAAATCGGATTCGTCGGCCTCGGCCGCATGGGCGGCAACATGGCCCGCTGCCTCAACGACAAAGGCTACAACGTAGCCGAAGTCTTTGACATCAATGCCGATGTCGCGCGCGAAATCAGCGAAGAAGTCGGCGCGAATGCCTCGGCTAAACTGGCCGACGTTACCGCCGGGTCGGACATCATCATCACCGTCGTCACCAACGACGCCGCGATGGACGCGATTTTCTACGGCGAAGACAACCTCTTCACCAACGCCAAGGGCAAGGTCTTTATCAACTGCGCCACGCTGACACCCGCCGTGCAGCAAAAGCTGGCCAACGCCGCGCAGCATGTCGGCGCACAGTGCCTGGAAGCCTGCATGGCCTCCTCCATTCCGCAGGCGCGCAACGGCGAGCTGTTCCTCATGATCGGTGGCGATGAGGCCCTCTTCAACGCCAACAAGCCGCTGCTCGACGACATCAGCAAGGCGCTACACTACGTCGGCCCGGCGGGCAAGGCCTCCGAGGTCAAGGCGCTCGTCAACATGGTCATGAACATTAACACCGCCGCCCTCGCCGAAGGCCTGGGCATCGGCCAGGCGCTCGGGCTCGACCTCGAAATGCTCTGCAATGTCTTCAGCCAAACCGGCGCTAACTCACGCGTTCTCGAAACCGACTCTGAGGACATGATTAAGCGCGACCACGACTGCTTCTTTTCCGCCGCGCACGCCGCGAAGGACTCCGGCATTGCGCTCGCTCTGGCCGAGGCAAACGGCATCGCTGCCCCGCTGGCCAAGGCCACGCTCGATCAATACACCAAGATGACCGAAATGGGCCTTGGTGAGCTGGATAAATCCGGCATCGCCGAATTGACGTTCAAGGGCCGCGCCTTAGGTTAA
- a CDS encoding VC0807 family protein, with amino-acid sequence MPQPQRENLLANIGFNLILPVLILNKGSKWLPSLDPALIMVLALVFPVGYFIFDYQRRKKANLVSILGAVGVLLTGGISLMKLNPMVFAIKETLMPLLIGVAVVVSTKTKNPLIHALLYNPEIFDIEKIENRLDTTEKKTAMQKLMLGCTWIIAASFLISAALNFFLTRIVVKTDPRIDQAAYNAEVGTQYWMSIVVIGACTLPITLYAMWKLFKGIEKLTGLKVEEVMHGAEQPKDKAEENDVK; translated from the coding sequence ATGCCGCAGCCACAGCGCGAAAACCTTCTGGCCAACATTGGCTTCAACCTGATTCTGCCCGTGTTGATCCTCAACAAGGGGAGCAAGTGGCTGCCTTCGCTGGACCCGGCCCTGATCATGGTGCTGGCACTGGTCTTCCCGGTGGGCTATTTCATCTTCGACTACCAGAGGCGCAAAAAGGCCAACCTGGTCTCGATCCTGGGCGCGGTCGGCGTGCTGCTAACCGGCGGCATTAGCCTGATGAAGCTCAACCCGATGGTCTTTGCCATCAAGGAAACCCTGATGCCTCTCCTGATCGGTGTGGCCGTAGTCGTCTCCACGAAAACGAAGAATCCGCTCATCCACGCGCTGCTCTACAACCCGGAAATCTTCGACATTGAGAAGATCGAAAACCGCCTCGACACCACCGAGAAAAAGACCGCAATGCAGAAGCTGATGCTTGGCTGCACATGGATCATTGCGGCATCGTTTTTGATCAGCGCAGCGCTGAACTTCTTCCTCACGCGCATCGTGGTAAAAACCGATCCACGCATCGACCAAGCCGCCTACAATGCAGAAGTAGGCACCCAGTATTGGATGAGCATTGTCGTGATCGGTGCCTGCACCCTCCCCATCACCCTCTACGCGATGTGGAAGCTCTTCAAAGGCATCGAAAAACTGACTGGCCTCAAGGTCGAGGAGGTCATGCACGGTGCCGAGCAGCCCAAAGACAAAGCCGAAGAAAACGACGTCAAGTAA
- a CDS encoding phosphopantothenoylcysteine decarboxylase produces the protein MSDARPIRCLITAGPTREWLDPVRFITNPSSGKMGYAIAEAARALGWTVELVSGPVALAAPEDVELEKVVTGEEMLAAVQRRFPKCDVLIKTAAVCDMRPKQAAAHKVKKDAISWTVEFEPTPDILKTVAATKQPGQVVVGFAAETQDVENYARKKLAAKNLDFICANSVAAGGAFESDHNEIALIGKDGSLVRIGPASKTDVARELIAQLAPHLATRA, from the coding sequence ATGAGTGACGCGCGGCCCATTCGATGCCTGATTACTGCTGGTCCCACGCGGGAGTGGCTCGACCCGGTGCGCTTCATTACCAACCCCTCCAGCGGCAAAATGGGTTACGCAATCGCGGAAGCCGCGCGCGCCCTTGGTTGGACGGTGGAGCTGGTCAGTGGCCCCGTGGCGTTGGCAGCACCCGAAGACGTCGAGCTGGAAAAGGTCGTGACCGGCGAGGAGATGTTGGCCGCGGTGCAGCGTCGTTTTCCAAAGTGCGATGTATTGATCAAGACTGCCGCCGTTTGCGACATGCGCCCCAAGCAGGCCGCCGCGCACAAGGTGAAGAAAGACGCCATTAGCTGGACCGTTGAGTTCGAACCGACGCCGGATATTTTAAAGACCGTTGCCGCGACCAAGCAACCGGGCCAAGTGGTGGTCGGCTTTGCGGCAGAGACGCAGGACGTGGAAAACTACGCGCGTAAAAAGCTGGCCGCGAAGAACCTCGATTTTATCTGCGCGAACTCCGTCGCCGCCGGCGGTGCTTTTGAATCCGACCACAACGAAATCGCGCTCATCGGAAAAGACGGCTCGCTGGTGCGAATCGGTCCGGCGAGCAAGACCGATGTCGCCCGTGAGTTGATTGCTCAACTGGCACCTCATCTTGCAACTCGTGCTTAA
- a CDS encoding GNAT family N-acetyltransferase yields MPEITPHAPETLTDEQRLAIAHLLKRVWPENVGEPREMVERLRGSDPLKPDWTIYVIWQGERAVASAQTFARKVSIDGEERIVLALAGVCVDPDLRGSGMGADIVRLALAPVDDGRYELSLYQTGVPDFYCRLGACTVGNVFVNSHAEEPEQNPWWNDHVIVYPASAKWPAGKVDLLGPGY; encoded by the coding sequence ATGCCAGAAATCACGCCCCATGCCCCCGAAACGCTGACCGACGAACAGAGGCTTGCCATCGCGCATCTCCTCAAGCGCGTTTGGCCAGAGAATGTTGGCGAACCTCGTGAAATGGTTGAGCGCCTGCGTGGCTCGGACCCGCTCAAGCCGGATTGGACGATCTACGTGATCTGGCAGGGCGAACGGGCCGTAGCGTCGGCGCAGACCTTTGCGCGTAAGGTGAGCATCGATGGGGAGGAGCGCATAGTGCTGGCCTTGGCTGGCGTTTGTGTGGACCCCGATCTGCGTGGTAGTGGCATGGGCGCGGATATTGTGCGGCTGGCCTTGGCTCCGGTCGACGACGGGCGCTACGAGCTATCCCTCTATCAAACGGGGGTGCCGGACTTCTATTGCCGCCTGGGCGCTTGCACGGTGGGCAATGTATTCGTCAACTCCCACGCGGAGGAGCCGGAGCAAAATCCATGGTGGAATGACCATGTGATCGTTTATCCCGCTAGCGCTAAGTGGCCCGCGGGCAAAGTCGACCTTCTGGGGCCGGGCTACTAA
- a CDS encoding TerB family tellurite resistance protein: MIKKELSFAVAKVLIAAAWVDGVVQPEEDRFLRDFITRMPGIDDDAWEQLTPLLERPIYEAERIRMLRDMRLLIADQKDRRFAIQAINQLFISDGEIAPEEEAAVQQMVSIINGDETAVYQEMLKMIQRLAS; the protein is encoded by the coding sequence ATGATCAAAAAAGAACTTTCCTTCGCGGTCGCCAAAGTCCTCATTGCCGCAGCTTGGGTGGACGGCGTCGTACAGCCCGAGGAAGACCGTTTCCTGCGCGACTTCATTACGCGCATGCCCGGTATCGATGATGACGCCTGGGAGCAGCTTACCCCCCTGCTGGAGCGCCCGATCTACGAAGCCGAGCGCATTCGCATGTTGCGCGACATGCGCCTGCTGATCGCCGACCAAAAGGACCGCCGCTTTGCCATCCAGGCCATCAATCAGCTCTTTATTTCCGATGGCGAAATCGCCCCCGAGGAAGAAGCCGCCGTCCAGCAAATGGTCAGCATCATCAACGGTGACGAGACCGCCGTTTACCAAGAAATGCTGAAGATGATTCAGCGCCTGGCCTCGTAG